In Zingiber officinale cultivar Zhangliang chromosome 3B, Zo_v1.1, whole genome shotgun sequence, a single window of DNA contains:
- the LOC122055159 gene encoding uncharacterized protein LOC122055159, whose protein sequence is MARGRPAKRAPATEPQQEAGSSVPPPDLAALVAQLQQQLAEQQQEIATLKANQQHTPTVTPEPNLATPAFIEVPPVQPTAPIPAPVVPAAELRKEAYLIQWQRVKPENFSGTSEPWDAQAWFKTLERIMELLDWPEQEKVKCASFCLTGDASIWWERVRAKRPVNQMSWADFEKEFFEEFFHMRVTDRRYDEFIEFRQGNLSVEEAVKKFNRLARLCPELVSTEKERIRLMLKISTV, encoded by the exons atggcacgaggacgcccagctaagcgggcaccagctactgagccccagcaggaggcaggcagttcagtgcccccTCCAGATCTTGCAGCgttggtggctcagttacagcagcagctagctgaacagcaacaggaaatagccaccttaaaggctaaccagcagcatACTCCTaccgtcaccccggaaccgaacttagcaaccccagcatttatagaggttccaccagttcaGCCAACAGCACCAATACCAGCACCAGtggtcccagcagctgagctaaGGAAAGAAGCTTAcctaatccagtggcagagagttaagcccgagaatttctcaggcactagcgaaccatgggatgctcaagcatggttcaaaacactggagaggataatggagcttctagactggccggaACAGGAGAAGGTTAAATgtgcttccttctgcctgacaggggacgctagcatatggtgggagagagttagagcgaagcgcccagtgaatcagatgtcatgggctgacttcgagaaagagttcttcgaggaattctttcacatgcgagtTACAGACCGCCGCTACGACGAGTTcattgaatttcgccagggcaacctctcagtggaggaagccgtgaagaaattcaacaggttggctcgtttatgcccagagctagtcagcacagagaaggagcgaatccggttgatgctcaagat aagcacagtttga
- the LOC122055158 gene encoding uncharacterized protein LOC122055158 has translation MLEVSLPGHGIKAKPHIESRLRTFQKLHNVVHDMLYGVGSSGFGWDSEKKLITAENSVWDEYIKTHGDAEQFRYKSLAYYEELSVIFGGDRASGKDAQVPVDIVEEIDKVTVDNDKSIGVDGDYASYGQDFIIGSNEEKSKPKRRKTESIKDLSHVIREATTILGEELNNASNRLSKALEYDEGTEKRMKINEILTKLPGLSMLERHKATRKIGCDREIIDIFFTILDDEKEVFVKALLKGDI, from the exons ATGCTTGAGGTTAGCTTGCCTGGACATGGAATTAAGGCAAAACCACACATTGAATCAAGGTTAAGAACTTTCCAGAAGCTGCACAATGTTGTGCATGACATGTTGTATGGAGTTGGTAGCAGCGGTTTTGGTTGGGACTCAGAAAAAAAACTTATTACGGCTGAGAATTCCGTGTGGGATGAATATATTAAG actCATGGAGATGCAGAACAATTTAGATACAAGTCATTAGCTTACTATGAGGAACTTTCTGTCATTTTTGGTGGAGACCGTGCATCTGGGAAAGATGCTCAAGTTCCTGTTGATATTGTGGAAGAAATAGACAAAGTTACAGTTGATAATGATAAAAGTATAGGCGTTGATGGGGATTATGCTTCATATGGCCAAGATTTCATAATTGGATCAAACGAAGAGAAATCTAAGCCAAAAAGGAGAAAGACCGAGAGCATTAAAGATTTGTCTCATGTTATTAGAGAGGCGACAACTATTCTTGGGGAAGAACTTAACAATGCAAGTAACCGATTAAGTAAAGCATTGGAATATGATGAAGGCACTGAAAAAAGAATGAAAATCAATGAGATTTTAACAAAGTTACCTGGGCTTAGCATGTTGGAGCGACACAAAGCGACAAGAAAAATTGGTTGTGATCGTGAGATTATAGATATTTTCTTCACCATACTAGATGATGAGAAAGAAGTTTTTGTGAAAGCATTATTGAAAGGAGATATTTGA